In a genomic window of Pirellulaceae bacterium:
- a CDS encoding M48 family metallopeptidase, with amino-acid sequence MVSKLSYFQPAIRAALAAIVVIQAPQIGWGQGAQAQKPPQIADPLQLLDRFFGEEDDANRQAIANIKISRQEENQVGREVLQAFLRQIKQRGISIRNDGREVAYLQHLVKQLKPFMKNSRRYRKITIYVIDTDDTDAKSFPGGSIAVGRGLIDFCESEAALVGVLGHELSHIDRAHQLQMLKRWKFAQRSFTQPSLERMMSASNMMARSFMRPFRPHEESEADADGAKWAWQLGYEPMQLARLFQRLQQRDAGQANLKPSFLRSHPIHADRFQAITQQANQLKTQTPEAKYYVGIENLRERIPRTKREFDE; translated from the coding sequence ATGGTGAGCAAACTTAGTTATTTCCAGCCTGCGATCAGGGCAGCCCTTGCAGCAATCGTAGTGATCCAAGCGCCGCAAATCGGTTGGGGGCAAGGTGCTCAAGCGCAAAAGCCACCGCAAATCGCCGACCCGCTCCAATTACTCGACCGTTTTTTTGGCGAAGAAGATGATGCGAATCGCCAAGCCATTGCAAACATCAAGATTTCAAGACAAGAAGAAAATCAAGTGGGCAGAGAGGTGTTGCAAGCCTTCTTAAGACAGATCAAGCAACGGGGCATTTCCATCCGAAATGATGGCCGAGAAGTCGCTTATCTTCAACACCTTGTCAAGCAACTAAAGCCCTTCATGAAGAATTCGCGTCGCTATCGCAAGATAACTATCTACGTGATTGACACGGACGATACCGATGCGAAAAGCTTTCCTGGCGGCTCAATTGCAGTCGGCCGCGGACTCATCGATTTCTGCGAAAGTGAAGCTGCCCTGGTCGGAGTACTCGGACATGAACTCTCTCATATCGACAGAGCCCATCAATTGCAGATGTTAAAACGATGGAAGTTCGCACAACGATCGTTCACTCAACCATCACTGGAACGGATGATGTCTGCCAGCAACATGATGGCGAGATCGTTCATGCGCCCCTTTCGACCCCACGAAGAAAGTGAAGCTGACGCAGATGGTGCGAAATGGGCGTGGCAACTCGGTTACGAACCGATGCAACTCGCGCGACTCTTTCAGCGACTTCAGCAGCGGGATGCGGGCCAAGCGAATTTGAAACCAAGCTTCTTACGCAGCCATCCAATCCACGCTGATCGGTTCCAAGCGATTACCCAACAGGCAAATCAATTAAAAACCCAGACTCCCGAGGCGAAATACTACGTCGGCATCGAAAACTTGCGTGAACGGATACCGCGTACGAAACGTGAATTTGACGAATAG